Proteins from a single region of Rhea pennata isolate bPtePen1 chromosome 6, bPtePen1.pri, whole genome shotgun sequence:
- the CYTIP gene encoding cytohesin-interacting protein, translating to MSLRRLIQQNHNANFVEFSVSSAYAPCGEPACGSQMDNKRIQTLANTVGTLPRGRKQLALARSSSLGDSSGPERHVVAIFKEDKETFGFEIQTLRVPQQNDYSLEVRTYVYKIQEESPAHLSGLQTGDILAAINGVNTDGFSHKQIVDLIKSSGNYLRLETINEAMFLRKMELETKLQLLKQTLQQKWVELRSLHLQEQRLLHGEVNDNILLNALELEESNLFGSCNMPGPVFPIKPRFSSESSSKSRLSLMTVDSEDSFYQTSAFDDSAVESLSRQSSMDDDCFFPRDSDSAVGKSSLRRNRSISLASSGSMSPLWEGSSCPNNFGTLPRKSRRSSVRKHLLKFIPGLHRAVEEEESRV from the exons ATGTCTTTAAGAAGGCTCATTCAGCAAAATCACAATGCCAATTTTGTAGAATTCAGTGTCAGCTCAGCTTACGCGCCGTGCGGGGAACCAGCGTGCGGTTCACAGATGGATAATAAAAGAATTCAGACCCTGGCAAATACAGTGGGGACCTTACCTCGGGGACGCAAGCAg CTTGCTTTAGCCAGATCCAGTTCCTTGGGGGACTCCTCTGGGCCGGAAAG aCATGTAGTCGCTATCTTCAAAGAAGATAAAGAGACATTTGGGTTTGAAATTCAG ACTCTTAGAGTTCCACAACAAAATGATTACTCACTGGAGGTGCGCACTTATGTCTACAAAATTCAAGAAGAAAGTCCTGCCCATCTTTCTGGCCTTCAGACTG GTGATATCCTTGCCGCTATCAATGGAGTGAACACTGATGGTTTTAGTCACAAGCAAATAGTTGACCTGATAAAATCTTCAGGGAATTATTTAAG ATTAGAGACCATCAATGAGGCCatgtttttgaggaaaatgGAACTTGAAACTAAGCTGCAGTTATTGAAG CAAACTTTGCAGCAAAAATGGGTGGAGCTCCGATCTTTGCACTTACAGGAACAGCGTTTGCTGCATG GAGAAGTGAATGACAACATTCTCCTGAATGCTCTGGAGTTGGAAGAATCTAATTTATTTGGTAGCTGTAACATGCCAGGGCCAGTCTTTCCAATTAAGCCTCGCTTCTCTAGTGAAAGCAGCTCTAAAAGCCGTCTGAGTTTGATGACTGTGGACAGTGAGGATAGCTTCTACCAGACCAGTGCATTTGATGATTCTGCTGTGGAGAGCCTGAGCCGTCAGTCGAGCATGGATGACGACTGCTTCTTCCCCAGGGACAGTGACAGCGCTGTGGGGAAGTCTTCCCTGAGGAGGAACAGAAGCATCAGCCTGGCCAGCAGTGGGTCCATGTCCCCTCTGTGGGAGGGAAGCAGCTGCCCTAATAATTTTGGCACACTCCCACGGAAAAGTAGGAGATCAAGTGTACGAAAGCATCTTCTGAAATTCATTCCAGGCCTTCATCGAGcagtggaagaggaagaaagtcGAGTCTGA